The Gemmatimonadota bacterium genomic sequence AGCTCGGTGGCATGCGTGACGGGGTCGTCATGCTGCTCACCGAAGAACACGAGGTCGGCTGCGGCTGCGGCGCGCGAGAGGTCGTCGAACGAGACCATCCGGCTGGCGCGGGTGTCCCACACACGCAAGACAGCGGAAGGGCTGGGTGCCGTCGACGGTGCCCCAGATGGGGCACAGGCGGCGCCGAGGGCGAGGGCCAGGGCGGGGGTGGCGAAGCGAGGCAGGAAGCGCATCATGCCACAAGCTGCCTCGCGTGCGCTCACGGGGCCAGCGGGGGACTCCCGATGATGGCCTCCGCGTCCATCTCGACGAGGTACTCGTCGCCGATGGGCGGGGCATGGACCAGGGTATTGGCCGGCTGGATGCCGCGAAAGCGCTCGCCGTGTGCGCGCGAGATTGGCTCCCATTGCCCGGGGTCCCGAACATACACCCTTGTGCGGACCACGTCATCCAGCGTTCCGCCGAGCGACAGGATGGCACCCTCCACCTTGTCGATGATGGCATGCATCTGCGCTGCGGGGTCGTTGGCCCCGAGCGCGCGATTGCCGTGGGTGGCCGTCGTGCCGGACACCATGATGCGATCCCCGACGCGCACCGCGCGGGCAAAGCCGGCGATCTCCTCCCACGGGGTGCCCGACAACGCCACGCTGCGCCCCTGCCGCCGCTCCGTCGCATAGGGGGCCGGGAAGGTCTCGAGATGGTGGCTCAAGTCGCCGCTCGCCGTCAGGAACGGCGGCTTTCGGTATTCGTCACCGCAATCACCGGGGATCGAGCGGAGCCCCTGCACAACCGCGGCAATCTCGGCGCGGCTGGCGTCGTCGAGGGCGAAGGTGGCCAGTCGCACCGTCTCTTCGACATGCGCGCTTTCACCGAGTCGCGCCCCGATGATGATCCCCCCAACCGCCGGCTGTTCCATCATGTAGCGGCAGGCCACGTTGGCGATGGACACCCCGTGTCGACCGGCGACGGTGCCCAGCACCTGGAGCAGGCGTTGCAATGCCTCCCAGCCGCCCGCTTCGGTCACAAACCGCCGGTACTTCATCTGCGACCATGTCGCGAGCGACGCGGGATCCGGCTGTCCCAACCAACGCTCTGACAGCAACCCACCGGCAACGGTGCCAAAGGCGAGCAGCTTAACGCCATGCGCCAGGCAGAGGTCGGTCATCGCTCCGGCGGCACGCTGGTCCAACAGGGAAAAGCATACCTGGTTGCTCACCACCGGGATGCCGCTGGTGAGCGCGATGCGCAGGTGCGCCGTGTCGAAGTTGGTCAGGCCGAGGTTGGCGATCAGACCCTCGGCGCGCAGTTCGGTAAGCCAGAACAGCGCGTCGAGCCAGGCGGGGTTGGCGTACTGCCAGGCATGGAATTGCAGGAGTGGCAACTGGTCAAGTCGCATGCGGTCCAGCGAGCGCTGCACGGCGGTCCGCACGGCCTCGCGCGTGATCGGCCCGGGCTCCGGCACCCACTTGGTCAGCAGCTCAACAGGACGGGCACCCGGACGGTGACGGTAGCGCCCGACGACGTCCTCGGCGGAGCCGTAGTGGTCCGCCATGTCGAACGTCGTCAGGCCGGCGGCCGCGTAGGGTTCCATGGCGGCGGCCATCGCGTCCAGATCGACGGCGCGTCCCTCGCGCTCCATGTCAGCCACCTGCCAGAGGCCGGTCAGTACACGCGAGATGGACAGGGAGGGTGACAGGGCGAGGCGAGGAATCATGACGGCTACTTGATGGAGTTGTCGATGTCGGCAGCAATGAGCCACCGGCCCGTGCGGTCCTTGCGCAGCGCGAGGACAAACTTCCCGATGTCGGGCGAGGTCCGCTCGCCATAGGCATACGCGCCGACGATCCACCCCACCGAGTCGGCCGTCGCGAAGGACAGGGCGCGCAGGCGAAGCGGTCCCGCATTGCCCTCGTACGCCGCCCGGATCTCCGCGTGTCCCTTGGCCGGCGGCTTGCGATTGGGGAGGGCGAAGCCGTCGGCGGCGAACAGTCGTGACACTGCGTCCGCATCGCCCTTCTCCCAGCCTTGTTCGTAGTCGCGTAGCACGCGATCGAGCGCTGCGGGCAGGGTGATCGATGGCGGCTGCTGGGCGGGGAGCGGGGCCGCCAAGCAGGCGACGAGGAGGGCCAGGGTGAGGCGCATGCGATGTCTCGGGTGATGGACCAACCGCCCTACGTGAGCTGCGCGCGAAGTTCCGCGGCGTTGCGAACGACGGCTGTCGGTTGTTCCGCACGGAGCGTGGCCTCGGGAAAGGCGCCCCACGTCACCGCGATGGAGTCGATCCCGGCCGCGCGCGCGGCGCGGAGGTCAAAGGGCGAGTCACCGATGTACACCGACTCGGAGGGATCACCGCCGAGCCGTTCCATGGCAAACCACAAGGGGTCGGGATTGGGCTTGTGGCGTGCGGTGCTCTCGATCCCGACCACCAGGGGGAAGTGGTGGTGGAGTCCCACATGCTGCAGGGCGCGATGGGCGAGGGGTTCGATCTTGGAGGTCACCACGCCTAACGATCGACCGGACGCCGCCAGCCAGCCGACGACGTCATTCACCCCGTCGTAGGGTTGGGTCATCGCGTCGTGGTGCAGAAGCTGGTGCTCGCGGTACGCGGCGATCAGCTGCTGGAGCTCCGCCTCGTCGCGCGCGTACTCGCCGAACTGTGTCATCAGGGGCTTCCCGATGCCGGCCACGATCTCCGCGCGGTCAGGCGAGCGCCCCTGCACCGAGGTGAACGCCCAGGTCGCGGCCCGGACGATGAGTTCAATGGAATCGACGAGGGTGCCGTCGAGGTCGAAGAGCACGACGCGATGAGTCATGCGCCAAGATAGCAGGGGGCCCGCCGGGGTCACCCTTGGACGAGGGCCAGGATCGCGATGGGGACGATCCGGGTGACTTCGTCAGCGGGGCGTACCCTCGGCTGCATCTCCTCGATGAGAGCGTGAATGGCGGCGAGGTCCCTGGAACCCAGGGCCAACCAGTCACCAAGGAACCGCTCGGCTCCGGCACCACCGGCACGACGGACGAGCGATACGGCGTGCGCCACCGAAGCGAGTGTGACGGGCCGGTCACTGCGGGCCGCCCGCGCTCCCACTTCGTGAAGTCGGCGCAGCGCAGCCCGACGGATTGGTGTGCCGAGGGAGGCGACATCCCCAAGGACCTCCTGCTCACGGCACCAGCGACGCACCCGACGCTCCGCGGCGGTGGCGTGGCGTCCAACGCAGCTCCCTGGCTTCGCCCCGGAGGAGGCCTCAAGAAGTTGCGTGATGCGAACAAGGTCGAAGGTGACTCCGGCCCCATCGAGTGCCATGAGGAATCGTGCCGCTCCTTGCTCTAGGACGGCGACCACGCACCCGGCGCTTCTCGGAGCGCATGCGCAGGCGGTGACACACGCAGCGGCGGTGGGATCGTTTGACCGCCACGGACGCACTGCGTCGAGGGCACGCTCGAGCGTCGACTTCGCATCGAACCGACTGGTGCCGGGGTTGAGGGTGTCGAGGTCGATCCCGGCGGCCGTACGCGAAGTGCGGGCCTTGTCGCAGAGCCGGCGGATCAGGCGCAGGAAGCGTTCGGCCATCGTCGGTAGGCGAAAGGCGTATTGCACCACTTCGGCATGCGGTGAGCCCGGGCGCCGCAAGCGGCCGAGTCGTTGTTCGAGGCGCGCCGGCGTCCACGGCAGGTCCAGGTGGACTAGCGTCCCCGCCGCCTGCAGGTCTACCCCTTCCGAGAGGACATCGGTCGAAACGAGCAGGTCAACGCGCATGGGATCACGGTCGCGGGCCTCCGGTCGGTTCGGGCGGAGTCGCTCGAGGATGTCAGCTCGCGGCACGCGTCCGCTCGCTACCCACGCATGAGGGCCCCAGATCCCCGCCGTGCGGCGTGACTGGTGGAGTCGACGAAAGACTGCCTGCGCCGTCGCCGCCGAGTGCGTAAAGGCAATCGCAGGCGAGTGGGACGGATCGCGAAGAGCGTTGAGGATGGCGTCCGCTCGTCTCGCGTCCGCGTCGGGTTGGGACCGGAGCAACGCGAGGAGGTCATCGAGGGCGGCGATCCAGCGGGCCAGCGTGCGATGCCATTCGTCGGGACGCGGCGCCGGGGAGCTGTCGAAACCAAGCGAGAATTGCAGCGCATCGTCGCCGACCACGCAGCGGCGCACGGCCGCGAGTGTTGGCGCATCCCCGCGCTCCACGAGGAGCTGCATTGCCTCGGCCGCCAGGCGGCGGCGGCGCAGGCTGCGTTCGAGCGCGGCCTGGCTGGAGAGCCACTGGCGGACGAGGCTGAGGACGCCTAACGCGTGTGCGTGGCCGGCGCCATCCGCCGGTAGGGGCGGTGGGAGCGAGAGGATCGGCGCCAGGAGTGCCGACGTCGCGGGGTTCTCAAGCCACTGCACCGCACGGACGCGCGGCATCCCGGGCAGGGCCGGGTCACTGCGCCGGAGTGTCACCGCGTCCGCCGTACCCGGGGCGCGTCGCGCAAACAACTCCACCAACGCCTCGAGGTCCCGCGCGCTGTTGTGGATCGGCGTCGCGGTGAGGAGTACGACGTCGGCGCCCCAGGTGAGCCGTGCGAGGGACTGGTAGCGGCGCGTCGCCGGGTTGCGGGCGTGATGGGCTTCGTCGACGATCACCAGCGAGCGTGGGGGCGGGAGGGGCGGCACGGTCCGCGACAGGCTCTCCAGGGAGTGCCACGTGGCCTGCTGCCCGGTGCGGTCGAGGGCCCGACGCCACGTGTCGCGGAGGACGGCGGGGGCGACCACGGTGGTGGTGTGATAGAAGGCAGCACAGGCAATAGCCGTGTAGGTCTTTCCGGCGCCGACCGGGTCGGCCAGCAGCGCGCCGCCCAGCCGGCGGCAGCGGTCGAGCACGAGCGCGGCCGCCTCGACTTGGTGGGGGCGCAGGGTGACCGCGCCCAGGGTTGGGGGGACGACCACCGATGAGCGGACCGCCTCGGCAATCCGGGCACGGACGGCGCCTAACGCCATTGCCACTCGACGAGCGGCCCGACGCTGCGCAGGCTGACGCGGTAGGCGTCGCACGCGGCGGCCAGCAGGTCGGTGTCCGACGGGATGTCGCCGGCCATCGCCCGTTGTCCCAGCGGGGCGAGGACGTCGCGGGCCCGCGCCCAGTCGGCCGGGAGGGGCAGCGCGGCCACGGTCCAGGCCAGGAAGCGCTGGTACCCTCCCCGCGCGGGCTCGGCGATGGAGGCAAGCCACGCCGCGACGATGGGTGTGTTTAGCAGGGTGGCGAGCGCGGCCGCATCGGTGTCGTCGCGACACGGGAGGACATAGCAGGTGTTCAGCGGGACCACCGGCGAGCGTGCCGGGAGGATCAGCGCGCGTGGGCCGCGACTCATGTCTGCCCACACGACGCGCGGACGGTCATTGAGGGCGGCGTCGATGCGGAAGAGGGACCACCAGGCGGTGGACCCGCGGACGTCGCTCCGTTCGGCGAGGGTCCCACGCCAGCGCCCCAGCCAGCGCGCCGTGGCCTCGGGCAGGGTGCGCAACGGTCGTCCATCCACACCGTGGGTCCAGATCACGCACTCGGTCGACGGACGGGGTTGCCAGGGACGCACATGCTCCCCGCGCAGGATCGGTCGCAGGATCTCGCGCTCGATCCGGATGTTGCCGCGAGCCGTGGTCACGATCGTCGCGCCCTGCTCGGACCGTGGGTGCGTCACAAGGAAGGCCTCATTGCATCCGCACTTCAGGCCGAGCATTGGGGGTTGGAGCTGGGCCAGCGGAGCGCCCACTTCGGCCAACCGACGGAATGCACGCTGCGCGTCCGGCGGCAGGGTGATCCACGGCGCACCGGGCGTCGCATCAAACGCGAGGTCTGCGCGTGGACACCGCCAGCTGACGGCGAGCCGGCGTCGATGGACGGTCATGCGGACCGCTGCGGTGGCATCGGGCGCTGACTTGCGGACCACGACCAACGACGGATAGGCGGCCGCGTCGAACGCGGCTGGCGCGTCGGACCAGTCCTCCACGACGCGCACCCGATGGCTCTCATGCAGCAACCGGCGCACGCCGCCGCCGGCAAGGGAGCGCCACAATTTCATGGGGAGGAGCAGGGCCAGGATGCCATCCGGGCGCAGGAGGCGCAGGGACTGCTCCGCAAAGAGGGCGGCGAGGTCCACCTGGGCACCGAACGACGCGCCGCGCGACGAGGCACCCTCCCACGCGGCATCGCGAAAGACTCGGTACGTGGCGCGGAACTGGTCGCGCCGCTCCGGCGGGATCCGGTGCAGGCGCACCCACGGCGGATTGCCTATCACCAGGTCGAACCCGCCGTCGTGGATGGCATCCGCGAAGTGCGACGCGAAGCGAAACGGCAGGGCGGCGCCGTCCCGCAACGCGTCCCGCTGGCGACGGAGCCTGCGGGCCGTCGCCTGCAGCTCCTGTCGACGCGCGCGCTCTTCCGGCAGGGAACCGCGGCGACCCCCGAACAGGTCGCGACCGCGCGACGCGACGAGCAACGACCAGCGTTCTTCGGCCACACCGGCCAGTCGCGCCTCGACGACGCCGATCGCGGCGCGTCGTTCGGCCACATCGAGGCGGCGGGCCAGGAGCGCCTTGCGCGTCCCGGTGCTGCGCGCGTACCGCGCCCGGTCACGGGCGATCTCGCGCGACACGGTGCATGACGATTCCCATTCCCCGCCATCGAGGGCGTCTCCGACGCGCACGTTGCGATCGAGGTTGGGGAGGGGCGGCAGGTCCAGCGGATCGTTCACCTCGAGTTCCACCAGCGTGGAGAGCCACAGCCGCAGTTCGCACAACCACACGGCCATCGGGTTGAGGTCGACGCCGAAGATGGACCGGGTGAGCACCAGCCGCTTGAGGGCGGCGCGCGGGGTGTCGTCGCCCGCCGTCGCGAGCAGCCCCACGATGCGGTCCAGGGCAAAGACAAGGAACGCGCCCGATCCACAGGCCGGGTCGAGGACACGGACCCGCTGCAGGTGGTCGCGCAGCTCGATATCGTCCCCGGCGCCACCGGCCAGCCAGCGTTCGACGGTGGGTTCTGGTACACCACGCGCGTGCAGGTACTCGCCTAACGCGGCCTCGGTCGTGCGCTCCACCAGCGCGTGTGGAGTGTAGAAGGCCCCGGTCTCCCGCCGGTCGCGGGACGCCATCAGGCTCTCGAAGGCCCGACCGAGCATCTCCGGGTCGATGGCGGCCTCGGACGCGTCCGTCCGATCCTCGTAGGCGGTGAACCGATAGCGGGTGATCACCTCGTCGAAGAACGTGGCGAGTTCACTGTCCCGGAATCGCATCGCGCGATACCGATGCTCGAGGGGCGATCGGTTGAAGAGGCCGCCATTGAGGAACGGGACGCGCCCGAAGGCGCGTGCCCGCACGGATCGCTGGGCATACGGCGTGTTGAGCGTCCCGAAAAACAGGGGCTCGAGCACACGCCGGTGGACCCCCCCGCTGGCGAGGGCGGCGTCGGCGTGCCGGGTCAGGAAGTTGGCGTCGCCGTCGAGCCACCCACGGCCCTCAAGAAAGGCGAGGAAGAGCAACCGCGAGGCGGTGGAGAGCGCGAGGGCGTGTCGCACCTCCGCAGGGGCGGACCCTTCCGCACCCTCGCCTAACGCGTGGACGTGTCGCTCCAACGCACGATAGAACCTGGTCGACAGGGCATCCCGGCCCAGGATCTCGTGCCAGCGGGCGTGCACCAGCAGGTCCTCCCCGCCCGCCGCCGCAACCACGGCGGCCAGGGTTTCGGCGTCACTCTGCCGTGGCTGGCGCGGGTCGAGGAGGAGGGTGGCGCGCTGCGGACGGCCGTTGCCCTCGAGGAAGGTGGAGAGCGCGGCCGCATGGCCCGCACTGGCGATGACGAGGAGGGTCCACCGGAACTCTGGTGCGCGAGCCGCCAGGCGCGCCGTGCATTG encodes the following:
- a CDS encoding aldo/keto reductase; translated protein: MIPRLALSPSLSISRVLTGLWQVADMEREGRAVDLDAMAAAMEPYAAAGLTTFDMADHYGSAEDVVGRYRHRPGARPVELLTKWVPEPGPITREAVRTAVQRSLDRMRLDQLPLLQFHAWQYANPAWLDALFWLTELRAEGLIANLGLTNFDTAHLRIALTSGIPVVSNQVCFSLLDQRAAGAMTDLCLAHGVKLLAFGTVAGGLLSERWLGQPDPASLATWSQMKYRRFVTEAGGWEALQRLLQVLGTVAGRHGVSIANVACRYMMEQPAVGGIIIGARLGESAHVEETVRLATFALDDASRAEIAAVVQGLRSIPGDCGDEYRKPPFLTASGDLSHHLETFPAPYATERRQGRSVALSGTPWEEIAGFARAVRVGDRIMVSGTTATHGNRALGANDPAAQMHAIIDKVEGAILSLGGTLDDVVRTRVYVRDPGQWEPISRAHGERFRGIQPANTLVHAPPIGDEYLVEMDAEAIIGSPPLAP
- a CDS encoding DUF4440 domain-containing protein, giving the protein MRLTLALLVACLAAPLPAQQPPSITLPAALDRVLRDYEQGWEKGDADAVSRLFAADGFALPNRKPPAKGHAEIRAAYEGNAGPLRLRALSFATADSVGWIVGAYAYGERTSPDIGKFVLALRKDRTGRWLIAADIDNSIK
- a CDS encoding HAD hydrolase-like protein; the encoded protein is MTHRVVLFDLDGTLVDSIELIVRAATWAFTSVQGRSPDRAEIVAGIGKPLMTQFGEYARDEAELQQLIAAYREHQLLHHDAMTQPYDGVNDVVGWLAASGRSLGVVTSKIEPLAHRALQHVGLHHHFPLVVGIESTARHKPNPDPLWFAMERLGGDPSESVYIGDSPFDLRAARAAGIDSIAVTWGAFPEATLRAEQPTAVVRNAAELRAQLT
- a CDS encoding DEAD/DEAH box helicase; its protein translation is MALGAVRARIAEAVRSSVVVPPTLGAVTLRPHQVEAAALVLDRCRRLGGALLADPVGAGKTYTAIACAAFYHTTTVVAPAVLRDTWRRALDRTGQQATWHSLESLSRTVPPLPPPRSLVIVDEAHHARNPATRRYQSLARLTWGADVVLLTATPIHNSARDLEALVELFARRAPGTADAVTLRRSDPALPGMPRVRAVQWLENPATSALLAPILSLPPPLPADGAGHAHALGVLSLVRQWLSSQAALERSLRRRRLAAEAMQLLVERGDAPTLAAVRRCVVGDDALQFSLGFDSSPAPRPDEWHRTLARWIAALDDLLALLRSQPDADARRADAILNALRDPSHSPAIAFTHSAATAQAVFRRLHQSRRTAGIWGPHAWVASGRVPRADILERLRPNRPEARDRDPMRVDLLVSTDVLSEGVDLQAAGTLVHLDLPWTPARLEQRLGRLRRPGSPHAEVVQYAFRLPTMAERFLRLIRRLCDKARTSRTAAGIDLDTLNPGTSRFDAKSTLERALDAVRPWRSNDPTAAACVTACACAPRSAGCVVAVLEQGAARFLMALDGAGVTFDLVRITQLLEASSGAKPGSCVGRHATAAERRVRRWCREQEVLGDVASLGTPIRRAALRRLHEVGARAARSDRPVTLASVAHAVSLVRRAGGAGAERFLGDWLALGSRDLAAIHALIEEMQPRVRPADEVTRIVPIAILALVQG
- a CDS encoding N-6 DNA methylase gives rise to the protein MLTSRASHALLAGLVRPVGAPPLLSALGFGHAARLDAATARALGIEAHAAGGIVARRAGTLRAVALVAHTHEVREVVEQCTARLAARAPEFRWTLLVIASAGHAAALSTFLEGNGRPQRATLLLDPRQPRQSDAETLAAVVAAAGGEDLLVHARWHEILGRDALSTRFYRALERHVHALGEGAEGSAPAEVRHALALSTASRLLFLAFLEGRGWLDGDANFLTRHADAALASGGVHRRVLEPLFFGTLNTPYAQRSVRARAFGRVPFLNGGLFNRSPLEHRYRAMRFRDSELATFFDEVITRYRFTAYEDRTDASEAAIDPEMLGRAFESLMASRDRRETGAFYTPHALVERTTEAALGEYLHARGVPEPTVERWLAGGAGDDIELRDHLQRVRVLDPACGSGAFLVFALDRIVGLLATAGDDTPRAALKRLVLTRSIFGVDLNPMAVWLCELRLWLSTLVELEVNDPLDLPPLPNLDRNVRVGDALDGGEWESSCTVSREIARDRARYARSTGTRKALLARRLDVAERRAAIGVVEARLAGVAEERWSLLVASRGRDLFGGRRGSLPEERARRQELQATARRLRRQRDALRDGAALPFRFASHFADAIHDGGFDLVIGNPPWVRLHRIPPERRDQFRATYRVFRDAAWEGASSRGASFGAQVDLAALFAEQSLRLLRPDGILALLLPMKLWRSLAGGGVRRLLHESHRVRVVEDWSDAPAAFDAAAYPSLVVVRKSAPDATAAVRMTVHRRRLAVSWRCPRADLAFDATPGAPWITLPPDAQRAFRRLAEVGAPLAQLQPPMLGLKCGCNEAFLVTHPRSEQGATIVTTARGNIRIEREILRPILRGEHVRPWQPRPSTECVIWTHGVDGRPLRTLPEATARWLGRWRGTLAERSDVRGSTAWWSLFRIDAALNDRPRVVWADMSRGPRALILPARSPVVPLNTCYVLPCRDDTDAAALATLLNTPIVAAWLASIAEPARGGYQRFLAWTVAALPLPADWARARDVLAPLGQRAMAGDIPSDTDLLAAACDAYRVSLRSVGPLVEWQWR